In Bdellovibrionales bacterium CG10_big_fil_rev_8_21_14_0_10_45_34, the DNA window TTGCATCTTGGCTATAGAATACAGAAAAATCTTTTAACTCAATTGCAACACTATCTTTTTTCTTGTGTGCTTTCGCTTCAATGTAGGCAACATCATGGAATGAAACTTGATTTCTCTCCACCGCGCGTTTGTCAAATACGTCGGCAGGAATATATTTCGGGGCAATATCGATGCCCTTGCGTTTTGCTTCTTCCAGCGAGTCAGGAAAAAGCCCCATCTCAAATTCAAAACCAAGAATGTCAATTTTAGTAATTTTCTTTTGTCGACACTCGGAGATTATTTCCTCAACAAAAAGACGTGAAACGGGCATATTTACGGGTCCGATTGCTACCAGGCGACCGTTCTTTTTTCCTTGGAAAATCTTGAATCCTGTTGTTCCTTCCGCTTTGTAGGCTTTAAGGATAAGGTCTATAAAAGCCTGTTCCTTTTCCACTTGTTGCTTAGCTTTTTGCTCTTCGCGCAGGTCAGGGTTTAAGCCCACATACATTTGCCGTTCATACTTACCAAGGTTCAGAATTTCAAAAGCTCGATAATCCTCACCACTATTTTTTAACTCGCGTTGGACTCCAATCATGCGCTTACGAGTCGTATGAATAGCAAATTTACCCAAATCGGCGGCTATCCACTTACGCTTTAATCGCTCCGCAACAATCGCCGTAGTACCTGATCCGCAAAAGAAATCAGCAACGAGGTCGCCTTCATTAGTGGTCGCATTAATGATTCGTTCTACTAGCGCTTCAGGCTTTTGTGTCGGATATCCCAATCGCTCATTTGCCATAGGGTTTATGACTGGGATTTCCCAAACATCACTAGCTTCCTTGTCTGAGCTTTCAACGTAAAGATAGTTGCCATCTTTATCCTTTTGCCACTCATTTTTCCCAAGCTCTTTGTTCCACTTTCTTAAAGGTTGCTTTCTAACCTCTTTAACCGGAATTCGAATTGGATTGTAGGTTATGTCTTTCGATCGTCCATACCAATAAATTGTGTTGTGAAATGAGTCGAAAGTCTGTGAGTTTGCCCCGTACTTATTTGTATAGTACCAGATGATTTCGTTATGAAAATTGTCACGACCAAATACCTCAGCAAGGACCAAATCCATAACTGAGCTAACTCTCCAGTCACAGTGGACAAAAATACTTCCATCCGGGGAAAGTAGATCTCGCATTAATCGCAATCGCTCGTGCATCATAGCGACGAAAGAATCTACACCTTTGCCCCATGTGTCGCGGTATGCGATCTCTTCGAGAATACTCGGTTTCTTCGTCAGCTTTTCATCGCCGATTTCAATATCCATTGAAAAATCGGCACCAACATCAAAAGGAGGATCAATATAGATGAGTTTTAGTCCTCCCTGTTTCTCGATTTCATCACGGAGTGGTCCATTTTTAAGCGACGAAAGAATGAGTTTGTTGTCACCCCAAATTAACTTATTAGTCCAACCCCGAAGCTGGCGCCCGCGAGAATCAATATCAAAAAGACTCTGCTGAAGCTTGGTGTCAACTTCCTCGCGTGGTTCATCAACCTGCTCGATAGTTTGAAATGGCAAAACAATATTGCATACGTCATTAGATTTTCCGTTCCAGACAAGTTCAACTTCGCGCTTATCTTCAAAAAGTAAAAATCTATACTTATCTGGAAGTGGTTTTCCCGCTTCGATAAAGCGAGCGACTTCTTGTTGTTCAATCTCAGTTAGTTTTGCCATACAGTCCCTTGCTTATCGTC includes these proteins:
- a CDS encoding site-specific DNA-methyltransferase; the encoded protein is MAKLTEIEQQEVARFIEAGKPLPDKYRFLLFEDKREVELVWNGKSNDVCNIVLPFQTIEQVDEPREEVDTKLQQSLFDIDSRGRQLRGWTNKLIWGDNKLILSSLKNGPLRDEIEKQGGLKLIYIDPPFDVGADFSMDIEIGDEKLTKKPSILEEIAYRDTWGKGVDSFVAMMHERLRLMRDLLSPDGSIFVHCDWRVSSVMDLVLAEVFGRDNFHNEIIWYYTNKYGANSQTFDSFHNTIYWYGRSKDITYNPIRIPVKEVRKQPLRKWNKELGKNEWQKDKDGNYLYVESSDKEASDVWEIPVINPMANERLGYPTQKPEALVERIINATTNEGDLVADFFCGSGTTAIVAERLKRKWIAADLGKFAIHTTRKRMIGVQRELKNSGEDYRAFEILNLGKYERQMYVGLNPDLREEQKAKQQVEKEQAFIDLILKAYKAEGTTGFKIFQGKKNGRLVAIGPVNMPVSRLFVEEIISECRQKKITKIDILGFEFEMGLFPDSLEEAKRKGIDIAPKYIPADVFDKRAVERNQVSFHDVAYIEAKAHKKKDSVAIELKDFSVFYSQDATNDIAEHLKNKASKVVIEQGQIVKIVKDAKGKITRERLTEKWSDWVDYWSVDFNYGSKKETIRTKNETTGDFEDIWTGDYIFENEWQSFRTKKDRSLELMSPFYEFESKTQKVAIKVVDIFGNDTMTVIELIGKDKK